From Heliomicrobium modesticaldum Ice1, a single genomic window includes:
- the atpH gene encoding ATP synthase F1 subunit delta produces MLTGAVARRYAQALLEIGIQTKTLDALEGELGRFVEMIGHPELQRFLFHPSIVVAEKKDLVGRLLATGAFSETARAFILLVIDRRRESYFADIFREFVRLANKVRNIEEARVTSAVELAPEQVERLRSQLAAATGKAIVLRMAVDPDLIGGLVVAFGDRIIDGSVAGKIRDLRESLLRSPLPSLS; encoded by the coding sequence ATGCTGACGGGCGCTGTCGCGCGCCGGTACGCGCAGGCTCTCCTGGAGATCGGAATCCAAACGAAGACCCTCGATGCGCTGGAAGGGGAATTGGGCCGCTTCGTCGAGATGATCGGCCATCCGGAACTGCAGCGGTTCCTCTTCCACCCTTCCATCGTTGTCGCCGAGAAAAAAGACCTGGTGGGCAGGCTGCTGGCCACAGGCGCCTTTTCCGAAACGGCGCGGGCCTTCATCCTCCTTGTCATCGATCGCCGGCGGGAGAGCTACTTCGCCGACATTTTCCGGGAGTTTGTCCGCCTGGCCAACAAGGTGCGCAACATTGAGGAAGCCCGCGTGACGAGCGCTGTCGAGCTGGCGCCGGAGCAGGTGGAACGGCTGCGGTCACAACTGGCCGCCGCCACCGGCAAAGCGATCGTCCTGCGCATGGCAGTCGATCCCGACTTGATCGGCGGCCTCGTCGTCGCCTTCGGCGATCGGATCATCGACGGTTCTGTAGCCGGAAAGATCCGGGACTTGCGAGAGAGCCTCCTGCGCTCTCCCCTGCCGTCCCTTTCGTAA
- the atpF gene encoding F0F1 ATP synthase subunit B — MLESVLHALHLNETFLAMLISFLILVFILQQVAFKPILKALDERRQKVEESISRAENDLEEANRMRAENAAELAKARQEAHDLIARATKVGEEKAQEIVAAAQAEANRLKEKAVADIQREKEKALEELRSHVVNLSILAAEKVIRKNLDEPTQRQLVDEVINEVGKLPC; from the coding sequence GTGCTAGAATCGGTCCTTCACGCGCTCCATCTGAACGAGACCTTTCTGGCCATGCTGATCAGCTTCCTGATCCTTGTCTTCATCCTCCAGCAGGTCGCTTTCAAGCCCATCTTGAAAGCCCTCGACGAACGGCGTCAAAAGGTCGAAGAGTCGATCAGCCGCGCCGAAAACGACCTGGAAGAAGCCAACCGGATGCGGGCCGAGAATGCCGCCGAACTGGCCAAGGCCCGCCAGGAAGCCCATGACCTGATCGCACGCGCCACCAAAGTCGGTGAAGAAAAAGCGCAGGAAATCGTCGCCGCCGCCCAGGCAGAGGCCAACCGCCTCAAAGAAAAGGCTGTCGCCGACATCCAGCGGGAAAAAGAAAAAGCCCTGGAAGAACTGCGCAGCCATGTCGTCAACCTGTCCATTCTGGCCGCGGAAAAGGTGATCCGCAAAAACCTGGATGAGCCGACCCAACGCCAACTGGTGGACGAGGTCATCAATGAAGTGGGGAAACTGCCATGCTGA
- the atpE gene encoding F0F1 ATP synthase subunit C: MDVKAFALLGAGLAVGLAAFGASIGNGMVTSKTVEGIARQPQARGALQTTMFISVGLIEALPIITVVIAFLLYGVGSK, encoded by the coding sequence GTGGATGTCAAAGCTTTTGCTCTCTTAGGTGCCGGTCTCGCCGTCGGTCTCGCCGCTTTCGGCGCCTCTATCGGCAACGGTATGGTCACCTCCAAAACGGTGGAAGGCATCGCCCGTCAACCCCAAGCCCGCGGCGCCCTGCAGACGACCATGTTCATCTCCGTCGGTCTGATCGAAGCGCTCCCCATCATCACCGTCGTTATCGCCTTCCTGCTCTACGGCGTCGGCAGCAAGTAA
- the atpB gene encoding F0F1 ATP synthase subunit A, with protein MGMTFWADTLLFTWLVMAILIIFGYIAGRRATSGTPDRIVAVWEFVIDFVAKIVADNTDYKKMAGLLAYLVTLIMFIFVSNMIGLFPNFTFGLGHLHTAGNLMSPTADLNLTLALATMTIILAQYYGIKYNGTHYFGHFFSPHWLFFPIHAIELLTKPVTLAFRLYGNIFAGEVLIKVLLTFIPFGLVYLLGGFIPHVIWLGFSVFVGAIQSFVFTVLTIVYISQAIGAADSH; from the coding sequence ATGGGAATGACCTTTTGGGCCGACACCCTGCTGTTCACCTGGTTGGTCATGGCCATTCTCATCATTTTTGGCTACATAGCGGGAAGACGGGCGACCAGCGGCACCCCTGACCGGATCGTCGCCGTCTGGGAGTTCGTCATCGACTTTGTCGCCAAGATTGTCGCCGACAACACCGACTACAAGAAAATGGCGGGGCTGCTGGCCTACCTGGTGACGCTGATCATGTTCATCTTCGTCTCCAACATGATCGGCCTGTTCCCGAACTTCACCTTCGGGCTCGGCCACCTGCACACCGCCGGCAACCTGATGTCGCCCACGGCCGACTTGAACCTGACCTTGGCGCTGGCCACGATGACCATCATCCTGGCCCAGTACTACGGGATCAAGTACAACGGCACCCACTATTTCGGGCACTTCTTCTCGCCGCACTGGCTCTTCTTCCCGATCCACGCGATCGAGCTGCTGACCAAACCCGTCACCCTGGCCTTCCGTCTTTACGGGAACATCTTTGCCGGCGAAGTGCTGATCAAGGTGCTCCTCACGTTCATCCCCTTCGGACTGGTCTATCTCTTGGGCGGGTTCATTCCCCACGTGATCTGGCTGGGCTTCTCCGTCTTCGTCGGCGCCATCCAGTCCTTCGTCTTCACGGTCTTGACGATCGTGTACATCTCGCAAGCCATCGGCGCAGCCGATAGCCATTAA
- a CDS encoding ATP synthase subunit I translates to MELQRLLSKVWRLGLLGVGAGLALIPFVDRPEYPAGFALGWFSGLLASWLLSMRLRRLENQSPEKALRSIQFSALARFSLGLLALLLAFKTPGAFDLLTTGLGLLMTPLTSTVIGWRESRKPYYWENTK, encoded by the coding sequence ATGGAATTGCAGCGCCTTTTATCTAAGGTATGGCGGCTGGGCCTCCTAGGGGTGGGAGCCGGCCTGGCGCTGATACCTTTTGTCGATAGGCCCGAGTATCCTGCCGGGTTCGCCCTCGGCTGGTTTTCGGGGCTCTTAGCTTCCTGGCTTCTTTCGATGCGGCTTCGCCGCCTGGAGAATCAATCCCCCGAGAAGGCCCTTCGCAGCATCCAATTCAGCGCCCTGGCGCGATTCAGCCTGGGACTGCTGGCCTTGCTGCTCGCGTTCAAAACCCCCGGGGCTTTTGATCTCCTCACGACCGGCCTCGGCCTGCTGATGACGCCGTTGACCTCGACGGTCATCGGCTGGCGGGAGAGCCGGAAACCCTACTACTGGGAAAACACGAAGTGA
- a CDS encoding AtpZ/AtpI family protein produces the protein MADLHLPSRRVLKAFALASTIGAEFAASVFIGFTAGRYADKAWGTDPWLMLTGVLLGVAGGFFGVYYLVTAFFKEEKDKPGKEPAP, from the coding sequence TTGGCCGATCTGCATCTGCCTTCTCGTCGGGTTCTGAAAGCGTTCGCGCTGGCTTCTACCATCGGCGCCGAGTTCGCGGCCTCGGTTTTCATCGGGTTTACGGCAGGCCGCTACGCAGATAAGGCTTGGGGGACGGACCCGTGGCTGATGCTCACTGGCGTATTGCTGGGCGTCGCCGGCGGGTTTTTCGGTGTCTATTACCTGGTAACTGCTTTTTTCAAGGAAGAGAAAGACAAACCAGGGAAAGAGCCGGCGCCCTGA